GGCAGCGAACGCAGCGCGTAGGCTACGAATACGCCACGGTAGAACTTAGTCGGGAGTAAGTTATAGGAGAAACTGGCGAACAGGGCCAGTAGGAGCAGCGTCCATTCGAGCCGGCCGCGTGCGGGGGGGGGAAAATTCACCCACCAGATACCCATGCCGAGCGCGGCTATCACATAGCCGCTGTGTTCGCTGCCGCTGCTGAACAGCACGATGAACAACAGGAGTGAAGCCAGCATCGTCAGGCGGTAGCTGAAGTGTTTGTACTGCCCGGTGCGCAGGTAGGAGAGCAGAAACAGCACCATGGCGGGGACGATGATCAGCAGGTCGGAATAGGCCGGCGAACCGCTGATCTTGCGCACACAGCCCACCAGCGAGATGTTCGTATAGGCACAGAACATGTTCTCACCGTTCTTCTGCACAATGTCGGCGGCCCATGCCGCATACTGCGACCAGAGGTATTCGGGACTGACGAAGAGCAGGGGCAGCAGCAGGGCCATGGCGCTCCACAAAGCCATATACCCGATGAAACGTCCTTTGCGCCGCACGAAGAAGAAAAAGGCCAGCCCGACGATGCCGTAAATCTTGACGAACGTACCGATGACGATGAACAGTGCGGCCCATCCTTCGCGGCGTTTCTCGATCATGGCCAGCGCCCCGACGACCAGCGCCGCGACGGCGATGTTGAACTGCTGTTTGAAGCAGGCTCCGTAAAAGTCGTTGAGCGTCAGCCACAGCACCAGGCTCGTCAGCACCACGGGCATCGGCAGCTGCCGGACGGTCCAGTAGAGCAGCAGCGAAAGGCTCATGCACCACAGCGACATGCCCAGCCACGGCGGCAGCACCGCGAAAGGTGCGATGATAAAGGCGAAAATCGGACCGTAATGGTTGATATCCCCGTATTCGAGCGGATAGGGCTCGTAAAGGGGAAGCGAGGAGAACAGATGGTCGAACACCCCGCGGAAGACCAGGAAATTGTTGTAGTTCTGAGGCCCGGCCAGCGACTGCGTGATGCAGATCCAAACCGTGCAGAGCATCCAGACGGCAAATACCACATACGGGTTAAGCAACCTGGATTTCAGATTGATGAATTGTGACGCCACAATATGCAAGAGTATGAGTTAGGTCCCGCAAAGATAGGTCTTTTCGCCTGAATAACAAACGAAATGCCGAAAAAACAGTTCTCCCGGAAGCTGCGGCGCCCCCTATTTTCCGGAAGCCACCAGCCCGTACAGCTCCGTGATGCGGCTGCACATCTCCTCCCACGAAAAGCGGCGGCGTTCCTCGACGCAGTTTTCCCGGAAGCGTTGAAGCGTGTCCCCTTCGTACATCCGTTCGATGGCGCCGGCAACCCCTTCGGGCGTGGGTTCGCAGACATACCCCACCCGGCCGTCGGGCACGATCTCGGCCAGTCCCCCGACTTTCGTGACGACCATCGGCACGCAGAACTGGTAGGCTATCTGCGTCACGCCGCTCTGCGTGGCGGTCTTGTAGGGCTGGACGACGAAATCCGCCGCCGAAAAATAATATTTCACGTCGTCGTCGGGGATGAAGCGGTCGTGGAGCAGCACCTCGTCCTGCAATCCGTTGTCGGCGATCCGGTTCAGATACGGCTCCCGGGCGGTGTAGAACTCCCCCGCCACGATCAGCCGGCGGCCCTCGGTGCGGCCCGCACGCCGGAGCTGCGCCCAGGCGTCGAGCAGCAGGTCAAGCCCCTTGTAATCGCGGATCAGCCCGAAGAAAAGCACGTAGCGGTTCGCAGGGTCCAGCCCCAGACGCACGCACGCCTCGGAGCGTTCGACCCGCTCGCCGAAGTTCTCGAACAGCGGGTGCGGCGAAAACAGGGCCGGAGCGTCGCTGTACGCGCGAAGTTCGCTGTGCACCTGCTCGGACATGTAGACGAAGCCGTCCACCGAATGCAGGTAGTAGCGGTTGAAGGGTTTGTCGGTCAGGTGGTGTTCGTGCGGCTCGACGTTGTCGATCTGGCACAGCACCTTCGTATGGCCGTTGCCGCGGGCGATGCGGGCAATGGTCCCGAAACAGGGGGCCATGAAGGGCGTCCAGTACTTCATCAGCACGAAATCGGGACGCTCGCGGCGTATCCGGCGGCCGACGCGCACCCAGTTCAGCGGATTCATCGTATTGACGCAGCGGCAGATGCGGAGGTCCGCAGGCGGAGGCGTCGCAACCGTCTGGCTCTCGCCGGGAAACAGCAGCGAGGGATATTGCAGCGTGAAGGTCTTGATGTCGACCTCGTCGCCCCGCCGCTGGAACGTGCGGGCCATGATCTCCATGATCGAGGCCAGGCCCCCGCGGTAGGGATGGGCAGGTCCTAAAATCGTTATTTTCATCGTATCAGAGCATTCCGGCGATTTCATGCCGTTCATCCGATCCGGCAACCCGACGCCTGCGGCCTCCGGCCGCGTCGGCAGGCCCGCCCCGCCCCGAATCCCTCCCCCGGGAGGAACTCATGCGCCGGCCGGGGTTTGCACAGGTTCCCGCGAATGATTCAGGTACAAAGATAACCGAAAAAACGGGACCCCGGCAAAAGGATTCCGTTTTTTGCGTCAGAAGTGCTTTCCGCCGCGCGAACCGCTATTCGCCGCCGCCGGAATGGTTGAAACTCTTCGACGTATGCTTGCTGCCGGCGGCCGATTGCAGCGCGAGGTACTCCTCGCCGTAGTCGATCAGGTTCTGCAACTCGGTGCGGAAGGTGTCGAGATGCTGCTCCTCCTCGCCGATGATGTCCTGAAACATCTTGTGCGTTACGGCGTCCTTGTTCTCCGAGGCGATGCGCGAGGCTTCGTTGTAGCTGTCGATCGTACTCTGCTCCAGCTGCATGGCCATGCGCAGCATCTCCTTCACGTCGGTGACCTGCCGGGTGCGGAACGAGGCGTTCATGTCCACGTCGCCCTGCAGGAACAGGATGCGGTCGGAGAACTCCTCGATGTGGCGCATCTCGGCGATCGAAATCTCGCGCATGATCTTCGAGAGATACTGGTAGCGGTCGTCCTCGAAATGAGTGTGGAAATACATGTACTGCAACGAAGTGGCGATCTCCTTGCCCACGGCATCGTTCAGCAGGTCGATGCTTACCTGATACTTGTTTTTCGCTTGTGTTTTGGTTGCGCTCTCCATAATGAAAAAAGGTTTTGCAGCCGTAAACTGCAAAACCCGTTCCACAAGCGCCCTGCGAAGCGTTCCCCGCAGGCCTATTTCCATTCGATAGAGGCACGCACGGCAGCCGCAGCGCCGTCGGCCGAAATTTCGAACAGCGCCGAACGCCCGCGCAACTCGCACCCCACCGTCAGCGTCTGCCCGAAGCGGCACTCTTTCAGGAAATGAATGTCCAGCCGCACCGGAGCCTCCTGCGTCAGCATGTCGACGGGCAGCATGTCGAGCATCATTTCGATATAGCGCATCGTGTTGACGTGGCGGTTGAAGTCGATGTCGCTGTAAACCACGCGGTGTTCGGCCGTCGCGGTAGGGCTTACCGCACGGATCTTGCGCGGCTTGTCCGTCGGGGGCGCGGCATCGACGATGGCGTCGGCATGCGCATCGCCCACCCACGAGAGGTCGATCGCCGAACGGCTCTGCAGGTCGATCATCGCCCACTGCGTCACGGCGCGGCCGAATTCGCGGCCTGCGGCATCGGTCAGCGTGAAGTTTCGCGTCGAGAGCACCCGGCCGTAATCGCTGATCCACGTAGCCACGGTGTAGTCGGTGTACTGCGTGGGCTGGCAGTCGAATTCGACGGCCATGCGCGAAAGCACCCACGAATGGTTGTCGGCATTCAGCGCATCGACTCCGAACCCCTTGCCGTGGGCGTCGATGCCCGCGGTGTTGAGTATCGAGCCGCCCAGCGAAGGGATTGTCGCCCGCAGCGTGAAATCCACGTCCTGCGGTTCAACCCGGTAATTATAGCGAGATTTTTCAGCCATTGCATTGAATTTTACGGTTATGCAGGCAAAGATACGATTTTTTTCGTATTTTTGTTTTTGATGTTAACCCTTAAACCTGTTAGTTATGGAAGTGAAAAAACTCGATTTCGGAGAAACCCTCAAGGATTCCGTCGCCATCGGCGTAAAGAACGCACCTTCGGTGATCGCAGCAGTGGCCTTATGGCTCATTACGATCTGGATACCTTATCTCAATGTGGGGACCACAATCGCCATCACCTTATTGCCCACACAGTTGGCCAAGGGTGAGATTGTCAATCCCCTGGGCATTTTCGACAGCAAATACCGCCGCTACATGGGCGAGTTCTTCATCACGATGGGCCTGATGATTTTCCCGATTTTCATCGGCGTGCTCTTCATGGTCATCCCGGGCATCGTGCTCTCGATCGCATGGACGCTCTCCTACTATTTCCTCATCGAAAAGGGCAAAAATCCGATACAGGCCATCAAGGCTTCGAACGACGCCACCTACGGCAGCAAATGGACCATGTTCTTCGTGTCGCTGGTCGTCGGCGTACTGTTCGGCATCGTATTCGG
This Alistipes shahii WAL 8301 DNA region includes the following protein-coding sequences:
- a CDS encoding glycosyltransferase 87 family protein — translated: MLNPYVVFAVWMLCTVWICITQSLAGPQNYNNFLVFRGVFDHLFSSLPLYEPYPLEYGDINHYGPIFAFIIAPFAVLPPWLGMSLWCMSLSLLLYWTVRQLPMPVVLTSLVLWLTLNDFYGACFKQQFNIAVAALVVGALAMIEKRREGWAALFIVIGTFVKIYGIVGLAFFFFVRRKGRFIGYMALWSAMALLLPLLFVSPEYLWSQYAAWAADIVQKNGENMFCAYTNISLVGCVRKISGSPAYSDLLIIVPAMVLFLLSYLRTGQYKHFSYRLTMLASLLLFIVLFSSGSEHSGYVIAALGMGIWWVNFPPPARGRLEWTLLLLALFASFSYNLLPTKFYRGVFVAYALRSLPFFAIWLHCIRRLWREDFAVTDVLLDYKTLPAADEAANEAAESRPARPGDGLDIVCPCYNPAPGFVPALARSYAELCARYPDKRLHLIVVNDGSPHGFGEEQHGALRQAVPDVEIVDIPHGGKGAAIRAGIARSRAPYTIYTDIDMPYTAESMCEVIDRVFAGTDVVIAVRNRSYHSRLSPMRKMMSYGSKLLNRIFLNIRHTDTQGGLKGLSPRARAVMLRTRISDFLFDTEFVVLAARDKRLRIEEVETMLRDGIVMSAMSPRVLFRELRNFFRIAIRL
- a CDS encoding glycosyltransferase, whose amino-acid sequence is MKITILGPAHPYRGGLASIMEIMARTFQRRGDEVDIKTFTLQYPSLLFPGESQTVATPPPADLRICRCVNTMNPLNWVRVGRRIRRERPDFVLMKYWTPFMAPCFGTIARIARGNGHTKVLCQIDNVEPHEHHLTDKPFNRYYLHSVDGFVYMSEQVHSELRAYSDAPALFSPHPLFENFGERVERSEACVRLGLDPANRYVLFFGLIRDYKGLDLLLDAWAQLRRAGRTEGRRLIVAGEFYTAREPYLNRIADNGLQDEVLLHDRFIPDDDVKYYFSAADFVVQPYKTATQSGVTQIAYQFCVPMVVTKVGGLAEIVPDGRVGYVCEPTPEGVAGAIERMYEGDTLQRFRENCVEERRRFSWEEMCSRITELYGLVASGK
- a CDS encoding ferritin-like domain-containing protein, with amino-acid sequence MESATKTQAKNKYQVSIDLLNDAVGKEIATSLQYMYFHTHFEDDRYQYLSKIMREISIAEMRHIEEFSDRILFLQGDVDMNASFRTRQVTDVKEMLRMAMQLEQSTIDSYNEASRIASENKDAVTHKMFQDIIGEEEQHLDTFRTELQNLIDYGEEYLALQSAAGSKHTSKSFNHSGGGE
- a CDS encoding acyl-[acyl-carrier-protein] thioesterase, with product MAEKSRYNYRVEPQDVDFTLRATIPSLGGSILNTAGIDAHGKGFGVDALNADNHSWVLSRMAVEFDCQPTQYTDYTVATWISDYGRVLSTRNFTLTDAAGREFGRAVTQWAMIDLQSRSAIDLSWVGDAHADAIVDAAPPTDKPRKIRAVSPTATAEHRVVYSDIDFNRHVNTMRYIEMMLDMLPVDMLTQEAPVRLDIHFLKECRFGQTLTVGCELRGRSALFEISADGAAAAVRASIEWK